A DNA window from Hoplias malabaricus isolate fHopMal1 chromosome 5, fHopMal1.hap1, whole genome shotgun sequence contains the following coding sequences:
- the rerea gene encoding arginine-glutamic acid dipeptide repeats protein isoform X3, translating to MSDMDDLFSPRRRLNSTQGEIRVGPSHQAKLPELQPFPSPGGQPVTENEELVWMPGVNDCDLLMYLRAARSMAAFAGMCDGGSTEDGCLAASRDDTTLNALNTLHESSYDAGKALQRLVKKPVPKLIEKCWSEDEVKRFIKGLRQYGKNFFRIRKELLPNKETGELITFYYYWKKTPEAASSRAHRRHRRQPVFRRIKTRTASTPVNTPSRPPSSEFLDLSSASEDDFDSEDSEQELKGYACRHCFTTTSKDWHHGGRENILLCTDCRIHFKKYGELPPIEKPVDPPSFMFKPVKEEEDGLGGKHSMRTRRNRGPMSTLRSGRKKQTASPDGRASPTNEDLRSSGRTSPSAASTSSTDSKTDSMKKPSKKIKEEAPSPMKSAKRQREKGSSDTEEPDRTSAKKSKTQELSRTDSPSECEGEGEGESSDGRSVNDEGSSDPKDIDQDNRSSSPSIPSPRDNESDSDSSAQQQVLQGQHPPVIQCQTSVLPPTASSSTATAPTPPTSGAPALPSQVSPSIPPTSIPPQQIPPAGPLSHIQSGGALHPQRLPSPHSPMQGMPQPPVSSQTGPQSLQPPLHGPMPSMGHPLQTGTHMPHPHPLPPQPFPHAQSQVPPSPLAGQTQASSLSQQQQPHTPPSQSQQSSQSCGQPPREQPLPPATMSMPHIKPPPTTPIPQMQNPQSHKHPTHLSAPPFPQMPSNLPPPPALKPLSSLSTHHPPSAHPPPLQPMPQQLQPLQVQPPVLTQSQNLPASGSHAPPPAPPLPPSATSSHSSPSQPTFPPHPYIPGSSASVPPSSVSSSTAGPLASLQQPPSSISMPLPASVSAPCPGPSTVPPVQIKEEPLDETEEPESPPPPQRSPSPEPTIVNTPSHASQSARFYKYLDRGYNTCARTDFYFTPLPSSKLAKKREEVLEKAKREAEQKAREEKEKEREREKEREREREREKEAERAAKASSSSHESRMGDPQMAGPAHMRPPFDPPPTTIAAVPPYIGPDTPALRTLSEYARPHVMSPTNRNHPFFMSLNPADPLLAYHMPGLYNADPGMRERELREREMREREIRERELRERMKPGFEVKPPELEGLHPSTNPMEHFARHGPIGLPPMAGHPFASFHPGLNPLERERLALAGPQLRPEMTYPERLAAERLHAERMASVANDPIARLQMFNVTPHHHQHSHIHSHLHLHQQDPLHQGGGECLVCPPGSGAHPLVDPLAAGPHLARFPYPPGAIPNPLLGQPPHEHEMLRHPVFGTPYPRELPGGLPPPMSAAHQLQAMHAQSAELQRLAMEQQWLHGHHHMHGGPLPGQEDYYSRLKKESDKQL from the exons CTACATGAGAGCAGCTATGACGCAGGGAAGGCCCTACAGCGACTGGTGAAGAAGCCTGTTCCCAAGCTGATTGAAAAGTGCTGGTCTGAGGACGAAGTG aaacgGTTCATAAAAGGGCTGAGGCAATACGGCAAGAACTTCTTCAGGATTCGGAAAGAGCTGCTACCAAACAAGGAAACG GGAGAATTGATCACTTTTTACTATTACTGGAAGAAAACTCCAGAGGCTGCTAGCTCCCGAGCTCACCGCAGACACCGCAGGCAACCTGTCTTCCGCCGGATCAAGACCCGCACCGCCTCCACGCCTGTCAACACTCCCTCACGCCCCCCTTCCAGCGAGTTCT TGGACCTGAGTTCAGCCAGTGAAGATGACTTTGACAGTGAGGACAGCGAGCAGGAACTGAAGGGCTACGCCTGCCGCCACTGCTTCACCACCA CCTCCAAGGACTGGCACCACGGGGGCCGCGAGAATATCCTGCTGTGCACCGACTGCCGCATCCATTTCAAGAAGTACGGTGAACTGCCCCCTATTGAGAAGCCTGTGGACCCACCGTCTTTCATGTTCAAACCTGTCAAAGAGGAAGAGGATGGACTTGGCGGGAAGCATAGCATGAGGACTCGACGGAACCGCGGGCCG ATGTCGACACTACGAAGTGGCCGGAAGAAGCAGACAGCCAGCCCAGATGGCAGAGCATCACCCACGAATGAGGACCTGCGATCAAGTGGTCGCACCTCCCCCAGTGCAGCCAGCACTTCCAGCACAGACAGCAAGACTGACTCAATGAAGAAACCCAGCAAG AAGATAAAAGAGGAGGCACCATCACCTATGAAGAGTGCCAAACGCCAGAGAGAGAAGGGATCCTCAGACACAGAAGAGCCAGACAGGACCAGCGCTAAGAAGTCAAAGACTCAG GAACTGAGTCGGACTGACTCACCTTCTGAGTGTGAGGGCGAAGGTGAGGGTGAGAGCTCGGACGGCCGCAGTGTAAATGACGAAGGCAGCAGCGACCCGAAAGACATTGACCAGGACAACCGCAGCTCCTCTCCCAGCATCCCCAGCCCACGTGACAATGAGAGTGACTCTGACTCGTCTGCTCAGCAGCAAGTCCTTCAGGGCCAACACCCTCCTGTCATCCAGTGTCAGACGAGTGTTCTGCCCCCTACAGCCTCTTCCTCCACAGCCACAGCACCCACTCCCCCAACATCAGGAGCCCCGGCTCTCCCTTCCCAGGTGTCTCCGTCCATTCCCCCCACCTCAATTCCTCCTCAGCAGATACCTCCAGCAGGCCCACTCTCACACATCCAGTCTGGAGGGGCACTGCATCCTCAGAGGCTACCCTCACCTCATTCACCTATGCAGGGCATGCCTCAGCCCCCAGTAAGCTCCCAAACTGGCCCACAGTCTCTGCAACCTCCACTACATGGCCCAATGCCTTCCATGGGTCACCCTCTTCAGACAGGGACTCACATGCCTCATCCTCATCCCTTACCTCCTCAACCTTTCCCTCACGCTCAGTCTCAGGTCCCCCCATCTCCGTTAGCAGGCCAGACACAAGCCTCATCCCTCTCCCAGCAACAGCAgcctcacacacctccatcacAGTCACAGCAGTCCTCACAGAGCTGTGGCCAGCCCCCTCGAGAGCAGCCCCTACCCCCTGCAACCATGTCCATGCCTCACATCAAACCTCCACCCACGACTCCCATCCCACAAATGCAAAACCCTCAATCACACAAGCACCCCACACACCTGTCTGCGCCTCCTTTCCCACAGATGCCTTCCAACTTGCCCCCACCTCCTGCCTTGAAGCCACTCAGTTCCCTGTCAACGCACCACCCACCCTCAGCTCACCCACCTCCATTACAGCCCATGCCTCAACAGCTGCAACCTCTGCAAGTGCAGCCTCCAGTCCTCACCCAGTCTCAAAACTTGCCTGCCTCAGGCAGCCACGCACCACCTCCAGCTCCACCTTTGCCTCCGTCTGCTACCTCCTCACACTCATCACCTTCCCAGCCTACCTTTCCTCCTCATCCCTACATCCCGGGCAGTTCAGCCTCTGTCCCACCCTCCTCCGTCTCGTCCTCTACGGCAGGCCCACTGGCCAGTCTGCAGCAACCACCATCCTCCATATCCATGCCTCTGCCTGCCTCAGTCAGTGCGCCTTGTCCAGGACCCTCCACTGTGCCCCCTGTGCAGATTAAAGAGGAGCCTCTGGATGAAACAGAGGAGCCAGAGAGTCCCCCGCCTCCACAGAGGAGCCCCTCACCAGAGCCTACTATCGTCAACACGCCTAGTCATGCCAGCCAATCTGCACG GTTCTATAAGTATTTGGATAGAGGCTACAACACATGTGCAAGAACAGACTTCTACTTCACTCCGTTGCCGTCGTCTAAGCTGGCCAAGAAGCGAGAGGAGGTACTTGAAAAGGCAAAGAGGGAGGCTGAGCAGAAAGCAAgggaagagaaggagaaggagagagaacgagagaaggagagggaaagGGAACGGGAGCGCGAGAAGGAAGCTGAGAGAGCTGCT AAAGCGTCAAGTTCTTCACATGAGAGTCGGATGGGAGATCCACAGATGGCAGGACCAGCACACATGCGACCCCCGTTCGACCCCCCTCCTACGACCATTGCTGCAGTTCCGCCTTACATTGGGCCAGACACGCCTGCTCTGCGCACACTCAGCGAGTACGCCCGGCCCCATGTTATGTCCCCCACCAACCGAAACCACCCCTTCTTCATGTCCCTCAACCCCGCGGACCCTCTGCTGGCCTACCACATGCCTGGCCTGTACAACGCAGACCCAGGCATGCGTGAGCGTGAGCTGCGGGAGCGAGAGATGCGTGAGAGGGAGATCCGTGAGAGGGAGCTGAGGGAGAGAATGAAGCCTGGCTTTGAGGTCAAACCTCCCGAGTTGGAAGGCCTGCACCCCTCCACAAACCCCATGGAGCACTTTGCCCGTCATGGGCCCATTGGTTTGCCGCCCATGGCCGGCCACCCTTTCGCTTCGTTCCACCCAGGCCTAAATCCATTGGAGAGGGAAAGGCTGGCGCTGGCTGGACCCCAGCTGCGGCCAGAGATGACCTACCCAGAACGCCTGGCGGCCGAGAGACTGCACGCTGAGAGAATGGCCTCGGTGGCCAATGACCCTATCGCCAGACTGCAAATGTTCAATGTGACTCCACACCATCACCAGCACTCGCACATCCACTCTCACCTCCATCTACATCAACAAGACCCACTACACCAAG GTGGTGGTGAATGTCTTGTGTGTCCCCCAGGTTCTGGGGCACATCCGCTAGTTGACCCACTGGCCGCAGGACCACACCTCGCCCGTTTTCCCTACCCGCCTGGAGCCATCCCCAACCCCCTGCTCGGACAGCCTCCACATGAACACGAAATGCTCCGACACCCTGTGTTTG GCACTCCATATCCCAGGGAATTGCCAGGGGGTTTGCCACCACCCATGTCAGCAGCACACCAGCTGCAGGCCATGCATGCACAGTCTGCAGAGCTGCAGAGATTGGCCATGGAACAGCAATGGCTGCATGGGCACCATCACATGCATGGGGGCCCTCTGCCTGGACAGGAGGACTACTACAG CCGGTTGAAGAAGGAGAGCGATAAGCAGCTGTGA
- the rerea gene encoding arginine-glutamic acid dipeptide repeats protein isoform X4, with the protein MPGVNDCDLLMYLRAARSMAAFAGMCDGGSTEDGCLAASRDDTTLNALNTLHESSYDAGKALQRLVKKPVPKLIEKCWSEDEVKRFIKGLRQYGKNFFRIRKELLPNKETGELITFYYYWKKTPEAASSRAHRRHRRQPVFRRIKTRTASTPVNTPSRPPSSEFLDLSSASEDDFDSEDSEQELKGYACRHCFTTTSKDWHHGGRENILLCTDCRIHFKKYGELPPIEKPVDPPSFMFKPVKEEEDGLGGKHSMRTRRNRGPMSTLRSGRKKQTASPDGRASPTNEDLRSSGRTSPSAASTSSTDSKTDSMKKPSKKIKEEAPSPMKSAKRQREKGSSDTEEPDRTSAKKSKTQELSRTDSPSECEGEGEGESSDGRSVNDEGSSDPKDIDQDNRSSSPSIPSPRDNESDSDSSAQQQVLQGQHPPVIQCQTSVLPPTASSSTATAPTPPTSGAPALPSQVSPSIPPTSIPPQQIPPAGPLSHIQSGGALHPQRLPSPHSPMQGMPQPPVSSQTGPQSLQPPLHGPMPSMGHPLQTGTHMPHPHPLPPQPFPHAQSQVPPSPLAGQTQASSLSQQQQPHTPPSQSQQSSQSCGQPPREQPLPPATMSMPHIKPPPTTPIPQMQNPQSHKHPTHLSAPPFPQMPSNLPPPPALKPLSSLSTHHPPSAHPPPLQPMPQQLQPLQVQPPVLTQSQNLPASGSHAPPPAPPLPPSATSSHSSPSQPTFPPHPYIPGSSASVPPSSVSSSTAGPLASLQQPPSSISMPLPASVSAPCPGPSTVPPVQIKEEPLDETEEPESPPPPQRSPSPEPTIVNTPSHASQSARFYKYLDRGYNTCARTDFYFTPLPSSKLAKKREEVLEKAKREAEQKAREEKEKEREREKEREREREREKEAERAAKASSSSHESRMGDPQMAGPAHMRPPFDPPPTTIAAVPPYIGPDTPALRTLSEYARPHVMSPTNRNHPFFMSLNPADPLLAYHMPGLYNADPGMRERELREREMREREIRERELRERMKPGFEVKPPELEGLHPSTNPMEHFARHGPIGLPPMAGHPFASFHPGLNPLERERLALAGPQLRPEMTYPERLAAERLHAERMASVANDPIARLQMFNVTPHHHQHSHIHSHLHLHQQDPLHQGGGECLVCPPGSGAHPLVDPLAAGPHLARFPYPPGAIPNPLLGQPPHEHEMLRHPVFGTPYPRELPGGLPPPMSAAHQLQAMHAQSAELQRLAMEQQWLHGHHHMHGGPLPGQEDYYSRLKKESDKQL; encoded by the exons CTACATGAGAGCAGCTATGACGCAGGGAAGGCCCTACAGCGACTGGTGAAGAAGCCTGTTCCCAAGCTGATTGAAAAGTGCTGGTCTGAGGACGAAGTG aaacgGTTCATAAAAGGGCTGAGGCAATACGGCAAGAACTTCTTCAGGATTCGGAAAGAGCTGCTACCAAACAAGGAAACG GGAGAATTGATCACTTTTTACTATTACTGGAAGAAAACTCCAGAGGCTGCTAGCTCCCGAGCTCACCGCAGACACCGCAGGCAACCTGTCTTCCGCCGGATCAAGACCCGCACCGCCTCCACGCCTGTCAACACTCCCTCACGCCCCCCTTCCAGCGAGTTCT TGGACCTGAGTTCAGCCAGTGAAGATGACTTTGACAGTGAGGACAGCGAGCAGGAACTGAAGGGCTACGCCTGCCGCCACTGCTTCACCACCA CCTCCAAGGACTGGCACCACGGGGGCCGCGAGAATATCCTGCTGTGCACCGACTGCCGCATCCATTTCAAGAAGTACGGTGAACTGCCCCCTATTGAGAAGCCTGTGGACCCACCGTCTTTCATGTTCAAACCTGTCAAAGAGGAAGAGGATGGACTTGGCGGGAAGCATAGCATGAGGACTCGACGGAACCGCGGGCCG ATGTCGACACTACGAAGTGGCCGGAAGAAGCAGACAGCCAGCCCAGATGGCAGAGCATCACCCACGAATGAGGACCTGCGATCAAGTGGTCGCACCTCCCCCAGTGCAGCCAGCACTTCCAGCACAGACAGCAAGACTGACTCAATGAAGAAACCCAGCAAG AAGATAAAAGAGGAGGCACCATCACCTATGAAGAGTGCCAAACGCCAGAGAGAGAAGGGATCCTCAGACACAGAAGAGCCAGACAGGACCAGCGCTAAGAAGTCAAAGACTCAG GAACTGAGTCGGACTGACTCACCTTCTGAGTGTGAGGGCGAAGGTGAGGGTGAGAGCTCGGACGGCCGCAGTGTAAATGACGAAGGCAGCAGCGACCCGAAAGACATTGACCAGGACAACCGCAGCTCCTCTCCCAGCATCCCCAGCCCACGTGACAATGAGAGTGACTCTGACTCGTCTGCTCAGCAGCAAGTCCTTCAGGGCCAACACCCTCCTGTCATCCAGTGTCAGACGAGTGTTCTGCCCCCTACAGCCTCTTCCTCCACAGCCACAGCACCCACTCCCCCAACATCAGGAGCCCCGGCTCTCCCTTCCCAGGTGTCTCCGTCCATTCCCCCCACCTCAATTCCTCCTCAGCAGATACCTCCAGCAGGCCCACTCTCACACATCCAGTCTGGAGGGGCACTGCATCCTCAGAGGCTACCCTCACCTCATTCACCTATGCAGGGCATGCCTCAGCCCCCAGTAAGCTCCCAAACTGGCCCACAGTCTCTGCAACCTCCACTACATGGCCCAATGCCTTCCATGGGTCACCCTCTTCAGACAGGGACTCACATGCCTCATCCTCATCCCTTACCTCCTCAACCTTTCCCTCACGCTCAGTCTCAGGTCCCCCCATCTCCGTTAGCAGGCCAGACACAAGCCTCATCCCTCTCCCAGCAACAGCAgcctcacacacctccatcacAGTCACAGCAGTCCTCACAGAGCTGTGGCCAGCCCCCTCGAGAGCAGCCCCTACCCCCTGCAACCATGTCCATGCCTCACATCAAACCTCCACCCACGACTCCCATCCCACAAATGCAAAACCCTCAATCACACAAGCACCCCACACACCTGTCTGCGCCTCCTTTCCCACAGATGCCTTCCAACTTGCCCCCACCTCCTGCCTTGAAGCCACTCAGTTCCCTGTCAACGCACCACCCACCCTCAGCTCACCCACCTCCATTACAGCCCATGCCTCAACAGCTGCAACCTCTGCAAGTGCAGCCTCCAGTCCTCACCCAGTCTCAAAACTTGCCTGCCTCAGGCAGCCACGCACCACCTCCAGCTCCACCTTTGCCTCCGTCTGCTACCTCCTCACACTCATCACCTTCCCAGCCTACCTTTCCTCCTCATCCCTACATCCCGGGCAGTTCAGCCTCTGTCCCACCCTCCTCCGTCTCGTCCTCTACGGCAGGCCCACTGGCCAGTCTGCAGCAACCACCATCCTCCATATCCATGCCTCTGCCTGCCTCAGTCAGTGCGCCTTGTCCAGGACCCTCCACTGTGCCCCCTGTGCAGATTAAAGAGGAGCCTCTGGATGAAACAGAGGAGCCAGAGAGTCCCCCGCCTCCACAGAGGAGCCCCTCACCAGAGCCTACTATCGTCAACACGCCTAGTCATGCCAGCCAATCTGCACG GTTCTATAAGTATTTGGATAGAGGCTACAACACATGTGCAAGAACAGACTTCTACTTCACTCCGTTGCCGTCGTCTAAGCTGGCCAAGAAGCGAGAGGAGGTACTTGAAAAGGCAAAGAGGGAGGCTGAGCAGAAAGCAAgggaagagaaggagaaggagagagaacgagagaaggagagggaaagGGAACGGGAGCGCGAGAAGGAAGCTGAGAGAGCTGCT AAAGCGTCAAGTTCTTCACATGAGAGTCGGATGGGAGATCCACAGATGGCAGGACCAGCACACATGCGACCCCCGTTCGACCCCCCTCCTACGACCATTGCTGCAGTTCCGCCTTACATTGGGCCAGACACGCCTGCTCTGCGCACACTCAGCGAGTACGCCCGGCCCCATGTTATGTCCCCCACCAACCGAAACCACCCCTTCTTCATGTCCCTCAACCCCGCGGACCCTCTGCTGGCCTACCACATGCCTGGCCTGTACAACGCAGACCCAGGCATGCGTGAGCGTGAGCTGCGGGAGCGAGAGATGCGTGAGAGGGAGATCCGTGAGAGGGAGCTGAGGGAGAGAATGAAGCCTGGCTTTGAGGTCAAACCTCCCGAGTTGGAAGGCCTGCACCCCTCCACAAACCCCATGGAGCACTTTGCCCGTCATGGGCCCATTGGTTTGCCGCCCATGGCCGGCCACCCTTTCGCTTCGTTCCACCCAGGCCTAAATCCATTGGAGAGGGAAAGGCTGGCGCTGGCTGGACCCCAGCTGCGGCCAGAGATGACCTACCCAGAACGCCTGGCGGCCGAGAGACTGCACGCTGAGAGAATGGCCTCGGTGGCCAATGACCCTATCGCCAGACTGCAAATGTTCAATGTGACTCCACACCATCACCAGCACTCGCACATCCACTCTCACCTCCATCTACATCAACAAGACCCACTACACCAAG GTGGTGGTGAATGTCTTGTGTGTCCCCCAGGTTCTGGGGCACATCCGCTAGTTGACCCACTGGCCGCAGGACCACACCTCGCCCGTTTTCCCTACCCGCCTGGAGCCATCCCCAACCCCCTGCTCGGACAGCCTCCACATGAACACGAAATGCTCCGACACCCTGTGTTTG GCACTCCATATCCCAGGGAATTGCCAGGGGGTTTGCCACCACCCATGTCAGCAGCACACCAGCTGCAGGCCATGCATGCACAGTCTGCAGAGCTGCAGAGATTGGCCATGGAACAGCAATGGCTGCATGGGCACCATCACATGCATGGGGGCCCTCTGCCTGGACAGGAGGACTACTACAG CCGGTTGAAGAAGGAGAGCGATAAGCAGCTGTGA